GAGCCAAATCTCCGACAAAATCCGTGGAGATTGCCGTTTGTGGCAAGTATGTTGAACTCAGGGATTCTTACAAGAGTATTATGGAGTCACTGTATCATGCCGCGGTTGCAAATGATGCGCGGTTGAAGATAAAATGGATCGATACCGACAGAATGGAAGATGATGTTCAGCTCAGTAACACACTTGCCTATTCTGATGGTATATTGATCCCCGGTGGCTTTGGCATGCGGGGAGTTGAAGGTAAAATAAAGATCGTCAAGTACGCACGTGAGAATAAGAAGCCCTTTCTTGGGATTTGTCTTGGCATGCAATGCATGGTCATTGAATATGCGAGGAACATGTGCGGCATGAAGGGTGCAAATTCAACGGAGTTTGACGATAGCACATCTTATCCTGTCATCGATCTGCTTCCCGAGCAGAAGAAGATCAAAGATCTCGGTGGTACAATGAGGCTTGGGAACTGGCCTTGTGAGCTAGAACCAAAAACTCTTGCCAGGAAAATCTATGGGAAAGATCTGGTGGAGGAGAGGCACCGCCACCGCTATGAAGTCAATCCGAAGTATATAAAGACGCTCAGCGAAAAAGGTCTGATATTCTCTGGACGATCGCCGAATAGAAAGTTGATGGAGATAGTAGAGATTGGAGGACATCCGTTCTTTATCGGGACACAGTTCCATCCGGAATTTACGTCAAGGCCGCTCGCACCAAATCCAATATTCTATCATTTCATCAGTACTTCTTTGAAAAAAACATAATGTCACTCCTTGCAGAACTTTCATTCTTGCTCTGCGTTCTTTGTTTCTATGGGATATGTCGCGACCGGCGGCGCTATCTGAAAAACCGTGTAGGTAGGGATGCATTCAGAAACGCCTATCGTGTTGCCCGGAATATGTTTTTTATGCTCAGAAGGAACGATCTGGAATTAACCGGCGATGCCGGTGTTCTTAAAGGGGGCTGTGTTCTCTACTCATTTCATTTCGGGGTCTGGGAATTGATGCCCTATACGCTGAGGAATCGGGGATTCCAGATCGGCGTGATCGTCAACCGATATCAAAGGGATAATGTTTCGGTTCTCGCAAGATTAGTAGATTCCGCGCTAAAGAGGTGGCGGGCAGTCAACGGGGTGAGGGTATTTTACGGCGAGAATGTGCTGGAGATCGTCCGTTTCATAAAATCGGGGGGTATCTTCGGAATGCTTGTCGATGGCAACACTCTTTTTCAGAAGTACGCGAAGGCCAGGAAACTGGCGCAGTTATGTAAAGTGCCGCTCGTCCCTTTCGCCGCTTACCGGAGCGGTAACAGCGGCGTGTTGAATATCGGTTGCGATCTACCGGGTTTGGTTCAGACCATGCCCCTTGAATATATGTGGTTCTATAAATCGCGATGAAGGAATTTGAGAAGCCACTCGCTCTTGCTCTGATCGCGGTTTTTTTGCTGTCCGCTTGTGAAAAGAAAGAAATCGAGGAAAGATTACCTAAGGATATGCCGAAGATAATTCTCGAGAAGTTATGCCTGACAGAAACGAAGAGCGGGCAGAGACTCTGGACTCTGAATGCCGATCGGGCAGATGTCTATGATGAGATTATCAAAGTTGATGAAGTAACAGTACGGTTCTATGATGAAAACGAACAAGAATATTCCGTACTGAACGCGCCTCGCGGTGAACTTAATACCAGGACCCATAACATTTTTGTGGAAGATAGTGTGTACGTGGTCACGAGTGATTCCACCAGATTATTTACGGAGTCACTCTTTTGGCTCAATGATTCGGCAAGGATATTGACCGATGCGTATGTGAAGATATTAAAACGTGACGGTACGGTCATAGAGGGCAAAGGATTGAGGACCGATCCGCGTCTGAGCAGGATCGAAATAATAGGCGAGACAAAAGGGACTTCTCCAATATCACTTCCGGACATACGGAAGTAGTCTTATGGCACACGCCTCAGAGATAACATGATGGTCAACACTAGTGTTCGGCATATATGCTGATCATACTCATCATTGCGTTGACACCGTTCCGTGCGGATCGAATACAGATCTACAAAGAAGAGGATGAGAGTATTGTTCATCTCATCGGAAATGTTTTTATTGAAGGCGAGGAAACCAAGATAACCTGTACGGAGGCGTGGATCAACGAGGCAAGAGGTTGGGTAAGACTGTTTGATGAAATCAAGCTTTCGGGCAGGAACGGCGAGGTAAGTGCGAAGAACGCGATATACTATTTCAATGAAGACCGTGGCTACTTGAGAGATAGTGTGTCAATTGTCACTGATAATGAACGGATGTTTTCGGATTCTCTGTACTATGATGGAAAGAAAGATTCAGTTGAAATGTACGGCCATGTTGTGATTGAGGATGACAGAAACCACATGACCGTTTCTGGCGACATGGGTTGGTACAATCTCACGAAGGATGAAGGGATTCTGTCCGGTAGTCCGGAGCTCAGGATAACGCGGGATGACAAGAACCCGATAATCGTATATGCCGGGGCATTCAGGTTGATGACGAGTGATAACCTTTTCATGGGTTACGATTCAGTCCAGGCCATTATTGATAGCATTAATGTTTTTTGCGATACTTTCTCGTATGACCTCAAGGCGGAAACCGGTGACATGATTATGCCGATCATAATAGAGAAGAATAACGAGTTGAAAGGGACTACGGGTAAATTCAGGCTGAAGGATAAAGAGATGGATCTCCTGAGTGTCATGGACGGGCAGTCAGTATACTACACTGATGAGGGCTCGGAAAACATGGTTGAGGGGCACAACATTGAGATCATTTTCAGTCAGGGTAAGGCAACAACGATCCGCATCGAAGGCCGGCCGAGAGGTGTCTTGAATCTGCAAAGGAGACAGGGAAATGCTGGTGACTAAGGATTTGACCAAAGTATTCGGCCGACGGGTGGTTGTGGATAGTGTCAGTCTCGAGATAAACCAGGGTGAGGTTGTCGGCCTGCTTGGCCCCAATGGAGCGGGCAAGACAACTACTTTCAACATGATCGTCGGTCTTCTCAAACCGAAGAGGGGCGATATCATACTTGATGAAACCGTTATAACCGATCTGCCAATGTACCAGCGTGCACGAATGGGTATATCGTTCCTCTGCCAGGAGCCAAGCGTTTTCAGAAAGTTGAAGGTTGTGGACAATTTACTTGCGGTTTTCGAGATCGTGGGTGTTAAAGGTTCTGCCGCTAAAGAAAAGGCAGATCTGTTATTAAAGGAATTCAACCTTGAGCACGTCAGGGAGCAGAAAGCTTACACCCTGTCAGGTGGTGAGCGTCGCCGCGTTGAGATCGCCCGGTCCTTGATAAATAACCCCAAATTCCTCCTGCTCGACGAGCCTTTCACGGGTATCGATCCCATCGCGCGTGCCGAGTTGCAGGAAGTTATCCTGAAGCTGAGGCAAAATGGCATAGGCGTGCTCATTTCGGACCATAACGTAAGAGAGACTCTTGAGATAACCGATCGCGCCTACCTTATTTACGACGCACGTGTATTATTGTCGGGTAGCGCACAGACCTTGATCGATGACCCAAAAGCACGTGAGCTCTATTTGGGATGGAAGTTCAGAATCTAATCAATTAGAAAACCCGGACGAATTAGTTGACTATTGTCTCACCAGTATCGTTTTCTCGACCTGGTGATGTCCTCTTCTGCCGTCGACGGCTTCGACGAAGTAACTTATAAAATAAACGCCAGCCGGTAGACGAGAGCCGGAATCATCGCACGCATCCCATACTGTTGTGTATAAACCCGGTTCAAAATTATCGTGCACGAGAGTCCGTACCGCTCGTCCTGCAACATCATATACCCGCAGCAGAACGATACTCTGAGCGGACAAGCTGTATTTCAGAATAGATCTGTGCGTGAACGGATTCGGGTGGACAGCCGCCAGCATCGTTTCCTTTGGCATGTGCGCCGGCATCTGCAATTCCTCGATTCGAAGATAGTCGGGCCGATGTGTCGTGTATCTCAATGCAAATGAATCGGTGACTGGTTTTGCCAGCGTATCATAGACTTCATTCAGAAAATACTGGATACCGATTGTCTCACTGCCGTTTTCGATTCCGATCGTATTGTCGCCCTGCTGCATGGCTGATAGATATTGCACGATGATCTCACCGTCGCCGGTTGGCGTGGCATAATAAGAGGGATCCAGCAAAATAATTTCAAATGTTTCATGATCTGCACTTGGCCAGTGTTCCACTCGGAAATACTCGACGATGAATCGGTGCTGTGTCGCATCATAGTAGTAATAAACATCACTGGGCTGCCCAGAATTGCCAGGATCCAGGTCGTCCCAGATTCCAGCGATCATTGCCGCAGGACCATCAGCATTGGGTATGGCGCTGTTCGATGGATCCAGCATTGTCTGGTAACCGAGGGCAATCCATCCATTGGAGCAGATCGAAATACTGTCATATTCAATGCCGTAGTACGTGAAATCGAATGGCAGGGCAACGACTATTGTCTGATCATTACCAAGGTTAAGAGATATGCCGGGATTAGCGGTTTGCGTGCTGTCGATGGCGACCCAATCAAACGTCGGGGAGTATTCATGCGCCCCGCCTGAATAGTAGGCATAGTAATAACCGGTATCAGTGGGTACAAAAATCCCGACCCTGAAGGCAAAAGCCAGCGTATCTATATAATAGCCTGAGTTGATCATGAGCTTCACGTTGACCGCAGTCCCGTAGGGTGTGCTTGAATCAGCGAATATCACAAAAGGATCGAGGATGTTGGTTCCAGAGCTATCCGGACCAATGTGAGGGAAGGTGCCGCTTGAATCAATGATCGTGATATACTGTGAGCTTGTCTGGATCTGCGCGCTGACCGCATCGATGGCGGTGCTGCCAGTATTTCGCAGTGCAACAACGACGGTTGCGCTCTCAGCCGGTTCAAAACTGCCATTTCCGTTGATGTCCTCTATGATTATACTGTCAACCTCCAGGATTGCGGTATGGACGACCGCATTAAAATGCGATATCCACACGGAATCATTTTCGTCGCTGCAGGTCAGGTCGAAATTCAGTACGCGGTTATCCGGCGTATCGGGAGAGGCCAGGAATCGGTAGCCGGCCTCACCGGTGAAGGCGGAGTCACCTCCGGTGATGTTACCGAAAGTTCTTATTGAATCGACAACCGTGATATATGGGTCATCCGATTGCATGGCGCCGGTTACATCCATTGCCGTGCTGTCACCGTAATTCTTCACCCAGAGCGGAACAGTGATCTCTTCACCGGGGTTAATGACACCGTCGTTGTTGCCGCCCAGCGAATCATCTATTTCTGATTTCAAATAGGCAACGTAGCGATCCGTGGCGACCGTTAGCATTTGACCTTCATATGGTTTGAGGTTGCGTCCGGTAACGGTGATGTGCATCGTATCCCCTATCAACATCGGAGATAGATCGAAGTACGCGTTTCCATTGACGTCGGATACCTCTGTTTGATATATCGCCGTGTCCTGGGTTCCCATGACACAGACGTAGGCGCTTTCGACGGGCACGGAATTGTGCGCCATGGATACGCCCACGGAAAAACTTGAGTATCCCATTGTGACAACTGGTGGGTGGGCAACGACGATCGAACAGGGTGTAGCAGTCCATATATTCATCTCGGGGTCACCCAGGGTAGTAAAACCCCGGTATTCGGATGAAGCCGAGTAAAGGGAATAAACATTCAGCCGGCCCGTCTCACAGGCTTCTCCAAATGTCCGTTTTTTGTCCCGGAAAATTCCGTCGAAGAAACCCTTGGCAACAGCGCTTCTGTAGTCCGCGTGTCCGGTAACCACGGTCGTCGTCGCAAAGAACCCGGCACCGCCGCGTGGATTCGCAGGTGTACCGGTCAGAAGCCATTTTTCAGCAACGGCAGGATATGAACTCGTGCTGATGGTGCTGCATGTGATCGACAATACTATCGGTAATTTATTGCCGTTGTTGGTAAGGTCGGGATTCACATCGAAGGGAGACCACCAGTTGTTGACTCCCTGACCTCGGTAGAGCACGAAAGCGCAACCTTCATTGACAGCCTGAAGGATATCGCTCGTGCTATTACCATTCACTCGCGAAAGCGTATCGATCGTGTCGTAGCCGTTAGTACGCATGTAGTTCTTGGCGTGGTTGATATCGCTCCAGTATATGGAATCGTCATACGGGTCATAAATGTCCTCGCGCACTATGAGACAGGCATCGATGAACCACGTGGAGTCGGTCAGGTCAGGATTCTTTTCATACAGTAGTATTTTATTGACGACAGTCTCTGTTTCATTCGCGGTGTGTACGGTCAGGCGTCCGGACAGGATATCATTGAAAATATCGTTATTGATGTCAGTGTAGTAGTTATCAGTGGTCACGTCCATTATGCCAAAAGGCAGGTAGTTCGGTGCACCGACCAATAACAGGAATTCCGGAGGGATCTGCCAGTTGTTATATGCATTCACTATGTAATTACGGATTGAGTCGGCCGTGTGCCCGATTTCCGAGAGTTTAGCGGTCTTTGTCCGCATTCCCTTCTTGTGCTTCCATTGAACCAGGGGCTGAACCGCATCGTAGAAATCGTCATCGGTGATAACTAAATATCTTGCGCCGATATCTTGTGCAGATACGGCTCCTGAAAGAAATGCTATGAGCAATAATATTCTCTTCATGTTCATATATTACACATAATTGGGCAAATGGCAAGGTGGACAAAACGGCTGGAACCGGGCAATGTTCTTAGACTTAAGCAATTTTTGCGGATGGGGGGGGGTGGATATCTATTTCAATAATACTACTTTAGTGCAATTCTTTTTATCTTCAGTGGCCAGCTTCACAAAATATACGCCTCCGGATACTTTTCGGCCCTTGTCGTCATTGCAGTCCCAGTGAGCTGTATATTCTCCCTTGCCGGGTCTTATGGTCCGTACCAACCGGCCAGCCACGTCATAGATGTGGATTGCGGCCTCACTTTCCTGACCTTCATTGTCCGGCGCTCGCATGTGGCATTCGATATGCAGTATCCCGCGGAATGGATTGGGAAAAACATTCAGCACGGGACCGGATATATCCTGCAAGCCTGTGTTCTCTTCGATACCGGTCGTGATGTTGAAGAAATGTATGATAGAATCGAGCAAGGCGCTGCGTATCGACGGAGGTGAGCCATCGTTCAGCAGGCCGAGTTCAAATGAGCTGGCAACCGTGCAATAAGTGCCCTGGTTATAGGCTACCCCGCAGTCATAGTAGTTGTCGCCGTCACGCATGATCAAAAATGCGTTAGCGTTGAGCGGGCTTATGTGGTCCATGAAGCTATTTTCACCTCCATAACCAAAGTTCATGCCTGTGGTGAACGTGGTAGGTTGCCCCGCAACAGGTCCCATATCGCCTGCACCATCGGCCGTCGCATCTATCCCAAAAAGCTGACGGAAATCATGCCCGCCACCCAATGGGTCATAATACCAGACATCACCACCCTCCATATAAACTCGGCCACCGTTCTGCGCATACTCTGTCAGCGCCAACGCTTCAGGGCTGCCCGAAGGGATCACGTAGTTGTTTGGATACACACCCAGACACACCCAAACGGATCGATAAAGATTGAGATCGGTGGCCAGATTTGTGCCATAATCTCCGCTGTAACCTAAATAGTCCAGAATGTTCTGCATGTTCTGTCCAGGCGTTGGTGTGATATCGGGATTCCAGATATAGTAATGAACAGCTCCTATGCATAGGGAGAATTCCAGGGTATCACAATAATAGTCCCGGCTCACAATGAGTTCGAACAATACGTTGGTGCCAATCGGCGTGCTCTCGCTTGAATACACAAGGAACGGATCGGAATTGTTCGACGCGCTGCTGTCGGGCAGCATCGGACTGAATGTTCCCGTTGAATCGATTACGCCCACATATGCAGAAAGACAGCGCAGCCGGGCACTGACACTGTCAATTGCGGCACTACCTTCATTCCTGACCGTCGTGACAACAGTCACTGTTTCTCCTGGTTCGAAATTGCTGTTGTTGTTGCCGCCGCTGATCTCGGCACTCAGAAATACTAGATCAGGAGCATGGACGGTCTTACTGAAAAAGGATGTCCATACCGAATCGTTGATGTCACGGCATGATAGTTCAAATTCAAGGATATGTTCATCGTGGACGTTCTGGGCAACTTCGAAATCATAACCATCGTCACCGGTGAATGCTGAATCGCCCGGTAGAATGTTGCCGAATGTCTTCACTGAATCAGTTATAGTAACGTAACTATCACTTGAACGCAGGGCGCCGAGAACGTTGTGGGCAGTACTGTCACCACAGTTTCTTACCCAGAGCGGCATCACTATGTACTCGCCGGGATTTATCATTCCGTCGTTGTTGCCGCCGATGGAATCGTCGATCAAAGACCTGTGATGAACAACATAACTACCGGTGCTGAACGTGAGCATCGTACCCTCGTAAGGCTGGAGATTCCTGCCGGTGACAGTCACGAAAAGGGTATCGGACATTACTTGCGGTTGGATACTGAAATAGACATTTCCTGAGGCATCGGTTGAATCAACGGCATAGAGCGCGGTATCCGCTTTTGCCGTGATACACACAATGGCGCGATCAACGGGTAAAGAGGTGGCAGCCTGTATGACACTGACCGTGAGATTAGCATTGCCCACGGGTACTACCTGAGGATGGTCGACAATGAGAGAGCAGGGCGTATCGGTCCAGATGTTCATTTCCGGGTCACCCAGCGTAGTGAAACCACGATACTCACTCGTGCTGCTATAGAGAGCATATACATTTCTGCGGCCGCCCTCACATGCCCCGCCAAAGGTGTGTTTATCCTCGAGGAAGAGTGCGTTGAAGAAACCCCGGCAAACCGCGCTGCGTAAGAAGGTTATAAAACCAATGCCGGTGGTCGTGGTTGCGAAGAACCCGGCGCCGCCGCGAGGGGTCGTTGGTGTACCAGTTAGCAGCCACTTCTCGGCAGCTGCCGGAGTTGCGCTCGTGCTCATGGTACGGCACGTGATCGACAACACGATCGGCAGTTTTGCACCGTTTGCCGTCTGATCAGGGGCAACATCGAATGGGTAGGACCAATTGTTCAATCCTGAACCGCGATACAGCACAAAACCACGGCCATTGTTGACTGCGTTGATGACATCATATTTGTCGTTACCCAACCCGTACGAGAACGTATCGATCGTACCATAACCATTTGTCAACATATGGTTTTTGGCAAGGCGAATATCATTCCAGTAGACCGTGTCATTGCCGACCGGCGGGTATGAACCGTAATCTTCGTTGGCGATCAAACAGGCGTTCGTGAACCACGAAGCATCCTCGAGATACGGGGTCCTTTCATAAAGTAGTATCTTGTTAACGACTGTCTGCGCTTCTGTAACGTTATGAACGGTCAAACGCCCGGATATGATGTCATTGAAGAGGTTGTTATCCACGTCAGTATAGTAGTTGTCAGATATCGTGCCGCCAGCACTGGTCATGGGCAGAAAATTGGGAGCACCGACAAGCAGCAGGAATTCAGGCGGAATCTGCCATGTATTGTACGCATCGATTATATAGTTACGGATCGAGTCGGCAGTATGGCCGGTTTCTGAGAGCAATACTGTTTTCGTGCGCATACCCTTTTTATGCTTCCATCTGGCCAAAGGCCGGATTGCGTCGGCAAATTCATCGTGTGTGATTATCAGGTAACGAGCACCAGGGTTTTGACCATGAAGTCCGATCGCCAGCAGGATTATGCAGATTGCGAATTTCATCTTTAGTGTCTTCCCCTGTTAGTATAGTGCTATTTTCTGGGGTGTCAAGAATAGTCAATTGACAGCACGCCACGTATCATATATAATTAACCGATGCGCTCGAATATAGAAAAAGGACAGGCGCAACCGCGTAGAAATTTATTCATCCTGATAGTCCTTGGCGTTTATTTAATCCTATCTCTGTTGATGTTCGATCCCAAACTTTTTACCGGTGGCGACAATGTCGTTTATGTTATTTTGTCACAATCAATATGCAGTGGTAAAGGGTATAAGGATCTTTATCTGCCTGGTGAACCACCCCACACCCAGTATCCCTTTGGCTTTCCTCTCATGCTTGTGCCATTCGTTTTGATGTTCGGCGCTAACATAGTTATCCTGAAATTAGTAGTGCTCTTGACCGGCCTGGGTGCTCTATATTTTATGGTGAAGATCTGCGA
The sequence above is drawn from the candidate division WOR-3 bacterium genome and encodes:
- a CDS encoding C25 family cysteine peptidase, whose protein sequence is MKFAICIILLAIGLHGQNPGARYLIITHDEFADAIRPLARWKHKKGMRTKTVLLSETGHTADSIRNYIIDAYNTWQIPPEFLLLVGAPNFLPMTSAGGTISDNYYTDVDNNLFNDIISGRLTVHNVTEAQTVVNKILLYERTPYLEDASWFTNACLIANEDYGSYPPVGNDTVYWNDIRLAKNHMLTNGYGTIDTFSYGLGNDKYDVINAVNNGRGFVLYRGSGLNNWSYPFDVAPDQTANGAKLPIVLSITCRTMSTSATPAAAEKWLLTGTPTTPRGGAGFFATTTTGIGFITFLRSAVCRGFFNALFLEDKHTFGGACEGGRRNVYALYSSTSEYRGFTTLGDPEMNIWTDTPCSLIVDHPQVVPVGNANLTVSVIQAATSLPVDRAIVCITAKADTALYAVDSTDASGNVYFSIQPQVMSDTLFVTVTGRNLQPYEGTMLTFSTGSYVVHHRSLIDDSIGGNNDGMINPGEYIVMPLWVRNCGDSTAHNVLGALRSSDSYVTITDSVKTFGNILPGDSAFTGDDGYDFEVAQNVHDEHILEFELSCRDINDSVWTSFFSKTVHAPDLVFLSAEISGGNNNSNFEPGETVTVVTTVRNEGSAAIDSVSARLRCLSAYVGVIDSTGTFSPMLPDSSASNNSDPFLVYSSESTPIGTNVLFELIVSRDYYCDTLEFSLCIGAVHYYIWNPDITPTPGQNMQNILDYLGYSGDYGTNLATDLNLYRSVWVCLGVYPNNYVIPSGSPEALALTEYAQNGGRVYMEGGDVWYYDPLGGGHDFRQLFGIDATADGAGDMGPVAGQPTTFTTGMNFGYGGENSFMDHISPLNANAFLIMRDGDNYYDCGVAYNQGTYCTVASSFELGLLNDGSPPSIRSALLDSIIHFFNITTGIEENTGLQDISGPVLNVFPNPFRGILHIECHMRAPDNEGQESEAAIHIYDVAGRLVRTIRPGKGEYTAHWDCNDDKGRKVSGGVYFVKLATEDKKNCTKVVLLK
- the lptB gene encoding LPS export ABC transporter ATP-binding protein translates to MLVTKDLTKVFGRRVVVDSVSLEINQGEVVGLLGPNGAGKTTTFNMIVGLLKPKRGDIILDETVITDLPMYQRARMGISFLCQEPSVFRKLKVVDNLLAVFEIVGVKGSAAKEKADLLLKEFNLEHVREQKAYTLSGGERRRVEIARSLINNPKFLLLDEPFTGIDPIARAELQEVILKLRQNGIGVLISDHNVRETLEITDRAYLIYDARVLLSGSAQTLIDDPKARELYLGWKFRI
- the lptC gene encoding LPS export ABC transporter periplasmic protein LptC, coding for MKEFEKPLALALIAVFLLSACEKKEIEERLPKDMPKIILEKLCLTETKSGQRLWTLNADRADVYDEIIKVDEVTVRFYDENEQEYSVLNAPRGELNTRTHNIFVEDSVYVVTSDSTRLFTESLFWLNDSARILTDAYVKILKRDGTVIEGKGLRTDPRLSRIEIIGETKGTSPISLPDIRK
- a CDS encoding C25 family cysteine peptidase, with protein sequence MKRILLLIAFLSGAVSAQDIGARYLVITDDDFYDAVQPLVQWKHKKGMRTKTAKLSEIGHTADSIRNYIVNAYNNWQIPPEFLLLVGAPNYLPFGIMDVTTDNYYTDINNDIFNDILSGRLTVHTANETETVVNKILLYEKNPDLTDSTWFIDACLIVREDIYDPYDDSIYWSDINHAKNYMRTNGYDTIDTLSRVNGNSTSDILQAVNEGCAFVLYRGQGVNNWWSPFDVNPDLTNNGNKLPIVLSITCSTISTSSYPAVAEKWLLTGTPANPRGGAGFFATTTVVTGHADYRSAVAKGFFDGIFRDKKRTFGEACETGRLNVYSLYSASSEYRGFTTLGDPEMNIWTATPCSIVVAHPPVVTMGYSSFSVGVSMAHNSVPVESAYVCVMGTQDTAIYQTEVSDVNGNAYFDLSPMLIGDTMHITVTGRNLKPYEGQMLTVATDRYVAYLKSEIDDSLGGNNDGVINPGEEITVPLWVKNYGDSTAMDVTGAMQSDDPYITVVDSIRTFGNITGGDSAFTGEAGYRFLASPDTPDNRVLNFDLTCSDENDSVWISHFNAVVHTAILEVDSIIIEDINGNGSFEPAESATVVVALRNTGSTAIDAVSAQIQTSSQYITIIDSSGTFPHIGPDSSGTNILDPFVIFADSSTPYGTAVNVKLMINSGYYIDTLAFAFRVGIFVPTDTGYYYAYYSGGAHEYSPTFDWVAIDSTQTANPGISLNLGNDQTIVVALPFDFTYYGIEYDSISICSNGWIALGYQTMLDPSNSAIPNADGPAAMIAGIWDDLDPGNSGQPSDVYYYYDATQHRFIVEYFRVEHWPSADHETFEIILLDPSYYATPTGDGEIIVQYLSAMQQGDNTIGIENGSETIGIQYFLNEVYDTLAKPVTDSFALRYTTHRPDYLRIEELQMPAHMPKETMLAAVHPNPFTHRSILKYSLSAQSIVLLRVYDVAGRAVRTLVHDNFEPGLYTTVWDACDDSGSRLPAGVYFISYFVEAVDGRRGHHQVEKTILVRQ